In Lycium ferocissimum isolate CSIRO_LF1 chromosome 3, AGI_CSIRO_Lferr_CH_V1, whole genome shotgun sequence, the genomic window AATAACCAATCTATCTTCGGTAAAAAAGTTAAATTGATAGTAACACAAGGAAAATTCACTTCCTCAGAGGCTCAAAACTACATGAACGTCTGTTGTGCCCAAGTTGTCCACAAGTACTGCAAGCATGTCTGCCCTTTCCAAACAACAATTCACTTAAAGGCTTATCACGCCTCTTCTTTGGCCTACCAGGCGGTCTCTTGTATCTTGGGGGCAAAACAACATCCACCAAGATGTGGTTGGGAATGTTCCATTCACGCTCGTCGGGTAGAGGATCCACCGGTATATCATATGTCTTCAACACGATCGCCGGTTTGAACAAATCAGAGCAATAATCCTCAGCAaccagatttttctttttaatgacAGCCCATGCATGCGGGCAGGGGATTTCATCTAGTTGAAACATATGACAACTGCAAGTTCTGCTACTCAAATCAAGAATGAATCGTCGTCCTCCATCATGTATCGTGTACACGAATTTCGTTGACGGTTCTACCcgcaaaataaatattacatgtATTTGTTATTGGAACAATcagaattttaaaataaatgaaaaaatcattaaacaaatacatatcaaTTTTCAAAGATTCATCGTAATTTACATTAACACTAACTGTTCATGGATACCAAATACACAAATGTATAATGCGTAGAAACACGATTAGTACAAGTACAAGTTTGTCAAATAAATTATTACACGCATTAAAATGAAACGTACCGTCATTCGTAGAGATAGATACTCGTTGATCGATAGCATCTCCTGAAACTTTTTACCGAGTGTAGTGAACGTGTATGTTCCATTTCTCCGGTTATTGTAATTCCATCTCCCAAACATCCTTCTAACTTCTTCGAGAAAGTCATATATAGGCAGTTCTCTAGCTGCAAGAAGATGTCGGTTAATGCACTCTGCTATGTTAGAAGTCATTGTCCACCCTCGGTTAACAGATGCATACAATCTAGCCCACTTGTCTCTACCAGCCGATTCCAAATACTCCACCACACGCATATCTACCTTTTGAACCTTTCCCATCAACTCATCGAAATCATCCTGCGTGTATGCCTTTGCCATGGAATAAAAAACAGGACTCAACACATCATGGCTCTTCTTGTATTTCTTACATACATTACCCCACAGATGCCAAATACATGCATAATGTGCAACTTCTGGATAAATTCTACAAACAGCCTTATTTATACTTTCATGCCTATCTGATACGATACACATATTCTCTCTGATTCCATATGATTCTCTGAAACGCTCAAAAAACCACGTCCATGATCTGTCATTCTCAGAATCAATCACACCATATGCTAAGGGAAGTATGTTGCTCGGAGATacaattaagaagaaaaaaaaatataatacatttt contains:
- the LOC132048974 gene encoding uncharacterized protein LOC132048974, with product MEHLSRQAHSMVQAYTQDDFDELMGKVQKVDMRVVEYLESAGRDKWARLYASVNRGWTMTSNIAECINRHLLAARELPIYDFLEEVRRMFGRWNYNNRRNGTYTFTTLDEIPCPHAWAVIKKKNLVAEDYCSDLFKPAIVLKTYDIPVDPLPDEREWNIPNHILVDVVLPPRYKRPPGRPKKRRDKPLSELLFGKGRHACSTCGQLGHNRRSCSFEPLRK